The Streptomyces sp. NBC_00344 genome includes a window with the following:
- a CDS encoding tyrosine-type recombinase/integrase → MSPRKSNLESTIYFGDDGWWHGRVTMGVLPDGSPDRRHRMARTEPAVRRKVRELEKLRDEGRATKAGRKPTVGQWMETYLTDIASLKLKPRSLDDYWSKTRNDIVPGVGKHRIDKLAPEHLEQMYRAMLDAGRAPSHVVKVHRILSRALKIAHRRRMIGENVATLVDPPSIDETEANPFTQEEAKAFLKAAAKRPTFMRWIVGVGMGFRQGETLGLRWPYVDLQAELFHPRWQLQRLTWRHGCGDAHACGARLHRFEPCPPDCATHKGYKRGCPKPCSATCVKHASICPGRKGGGLAFTRPKTKKSTNPVPIPPAFIPYLIAHKAQQDELREAAGELWQEHQAVFTRPDGRPIDPRDDWGEFKELLAEAGIGDRRLYDGSRHTAGTILNELGVDMPTIMEILRHTQISQTRRYVKGRSHLSKDAMRRMGDAFLPSPEPVSEPATETKTETRDHRAARARRRRRIL, encoded by the coding sequence ATGAGCCCCCGCAAGTCGAACCTGGAATCCACCATCTACTTCGGCGATGACGGCTGGTGGCACGGCCGTGTCACCATGGGCGTACTGCCCGACGGGAGCCCCGACCGCCGGCACCGCATGGCCCGTACGGAGCCTGCGGTGCGCCGAAAGGTCCGTGAGCTGGAGAAGCTCCGTGACGAGGGGCGCGCGACCAAAGCGGGCCGCAAGCCCACGGTTGGCCAGTGGATGGAGACCTACCTGACCGATATCGCGAGCCTGAAGCTCAAGCCCAGGTCGCTGGATGACTACTGGTCCAAGACTCGCAATGACATCGTTCCCGGCGTGGGGAAGCACCGCATCGACAAGCTCGCCCCGGAGCACCTTGAGCAGATGTACCGGGCCATGCTCGATGCTGGGCGCGCCCCGTCCCACGTGGTCAAGGTGCACCGCATCCTGTCGCGGGCCCTGAAGATTGCCCACCGCCGCCGGATGATCGGCGAGAACGTCGCCACCCTGGTCGACCCGCCCAGCATCGACGAGACCGAGGCAAACCCCTTCACCCAGGAAGAGGCGAAAGCCTTCCTGAAAGCGGCGGCCAAGCGGCCCACGTTTATGCGGTGGATCGTCGGCGTCGGCATGGGGTTCCGGCAGGGTGAGACCCTGGGACTCCGGTGGCCCTACGTCGACCTACAGGCGGAGCTGTTCCACCCCCGGTGGCAGCTTCAGCGGCTCACCTGGCGGCACGGCTGCGGTGACGCGCACGCCTGTGGGGCGCGCCTGCACCGCTTCGAGCCCTGCCCGCCGGACTGCGCCACCCACAAGGGGTACAAGCGCGGTTGCCCGAAGCCGTGCAGTGCTACGTGCGTCAAGCACGCGAGCATCTGCCCGGGCCGCAAGGGCGGGGGCCTGGCCTTCACCCGCCCCAAGACGAAGAAGAGCACGAACCCCGTGCCGATCCCGCCCGCGTTCATCCCCTATCTGATCGCACACAAGGCACAGCAGGACGAACTGCGGGAGGCGGCCGGCGAACTCTGGCAGGAGCACCAGGCCGTGTTCACGCGGCCCGATGGACGCCCCATCGACCCCCGCGATGACTGGGGAGAGTTCAAGGAGCTGCTGGCGGAGGCGGGCATCGGTGACCGTCGCCTCTACGACGGGAGCCGCCACACTGCGGGCACGATCCTGAATGAGCTGGGGGTGGACATGCCTACGATCATGGAGATCCTTCGGCACACCCAGATCAGTCAGACGCGCCGCTACGTAAAGGGCCGCTCTCATCTCTCGAAGGACGCCATGCGCCGCATGGGAGACGCCTTCCTGCCATCCCCGGAACCGGTGTCTGAGCCCGCGACTGAGACTAAAACTGAGACTAGGGACCACCGCGCGGCCCGCGCCCGGCGGCGCCGCCGCATCCTGTGA
- a CDS encoding helix-turn-helix domain-containing protein: MSTAIAAPIDRLLYKPEEAAEALAIGRSTVYELMAEGSLKYIKLGRTRRIRRADIEAYVESLATLPN; encoded by the coding sequence ATGAGCACCGCGATTGCCGCCCCGATCGACCGACTCCTGTACAAGCCCGAGGAAGCGGCCGAAGCCCTCGCCATCGGCCGCTCCACCGTTTACGAGCTGATGGCCGAAGGCTCCCTGAAGTACATCAAGTTGGGCCGCACGCGCCGGATTCGACGTGCGGACATCGAGGCGTACGTGGAGAGCCTCGCCACGCTGCCCAACTGA
- a CDS encoding ATP-binding protein: MSEDDKTPAREVIADYAQEHFRYFRTADGTVYAQKNGHPVARPIRSQGTTGSHRQELMVGLYRDGRGAFNGSAIKEALDLIEALALTETVQPVHIRVAPGFDGATWLDLGRDDGQSVRIHPTGWDILTPDPHEVCWRRTQLTGELPLPIKDTDGKGIDLLMRLCNFANAETECLAIVWLIGCLGPSVPVPAPFLTGPQGAGKSTGGRMLTRIIEGMSGDLRRAPKDEESLIAAVAAGWVTALDNLSHVTPDLSDAMCCIVTGAESVKRALFTDGDVFRVGYRRPLLLTGIDVGVIRPDLADRLLPLRLERPRVRRTEAELWADYAEVLPVVLGSLLDLTVKVRAVEAETPTDLRMADFAHLCAQFDAATGLGALPAYRASLDDLNDDVIEGDLLAQTVLLHAETIEPGTAQRMTSTEWLACLSSLYSNEGCRPLPKGWPTTGKVLSDRLKRLQPTLAARRVVVDAGRTKAGRYLEMTRTLPPAPHEQSRAF, encoded by the coding sequence ATGTCTGAGGACGACAAGACGCCCGCCCGCGAGGTCATCGCGGACTACGCGCAGGAGCACTTCCGGTACTTCCGTACCGCTGACGGGACCGTGTACGCGCAGAAGAACGGCCACCCCGTCGCCCGACCGATCCGCTCCCAGGGCACCACCGGCAGCCACCGCCAGGAACTCATGGTCGGCCTGTACAGGGACGGTCGCGGCGCATTCAACGGGTCCGCCATCAAGGAGGCACTGGACTTGATCGAAGCACTCGCACTGACCGAGACCGTCCAGCCGGTCCATATCCGCGTGGCCCCCGGCTTCGACGGGGCGACGTGGCTGGACCTGGGACGCGACGACGGGCAGTCCGTCCGCATCCACCCCACCGGCTGGGACATCCTCACCCCCGACCCCCACGAGGTTTGCTGGCGGCGCACGCAGCTCACCGGCGAACTGCCCCTTCCCATCAAGGACACCGACGGCAAGGGCATCGACCTGCTGATGCGGCTGTGCAACTTCGCCAACGCGGAAACCGAGTGCCTGGCCATCGTGTGGCTGATCGGCTGCCTCGGGCCCTCGGTGCCGGTCCCCGCGCCGTTCCTCACCGGACCGCAGGGAGCGGGCAAGTCCACCGGAGGCCGGATGCTCACCAGAATCATCGAGGGCATGAGCGGTGACCTGCGCCGGGCACCGAAGGATGAGGAAAGCCTGATCGCGGCCGTAGCGGCGGGATGGGTCACCGCCCTGGACAACCTCTCCCACGTCACACCGGACCTGTCCGACGCGATGTGCTGCATCGTCACCGGCGCCGAGAGCGTCAAGCGGGCCCTGTTCACCGACGGGGACGTGTTCCGCGTCGGCTACCGCCGGCCCCTGCTTCTCACCGGCATCGACGTCGGTGTCATCCGCCCCGACCTGGCGGACCGGCTCCTACCGCTGCGATTGGAGCGGCCCCGCGTCCGACGCACCGAGGCCGAACTCTGGGCTGACTACGCAGAAGTGCTACCCGTGGTCCTCGGCTCGCTCCTGGACCTCACGGTCAAGGTCCGCGCCGTGGAGGCCGAGACCCCTACCGACCTGAGGATGGCGGACTTCGCCCACCTGTGCGCGCAGTTCGACGCAGCAACCGGGCTCGGGGCGCTTCCCGCGTACCGGGCGAGTCTGGACGACCTGAACGACGACGTGATCGAAGGTGACCTCCTCGCGCAGACCGTCCTTCTGCACGCCGAGACCATCGAACCGGGCACGGCGCAGCGGATGACGTCGACCGAGTGGCTTGCCTGCCTCAGCAGCCTCTACAGCAACGAGGGTTGCCGTCCCCTGCCCAAGGGATGGCCGACCACCGGCAAAGTCCTCTCGGACCGCCTCAAGCGCCTCCAGCCCACCCTTGCGGCTCGCCGTGTCGTCGTCGACGCGGGGCGTACCAAGGCGGGCCGCTACCTCGAAATGACCCGCACTCTCCCCCCGGCCCCGCACGAACAGTCGCGGGCGTTCTGA
- a CDS encoding bifunctional DNA primase/polymerase: MTQPTDIRRDHPPTALSLAASGVPVLPLRAGKVPFGNCPACTKNACGGRPNMKTPGPCTCPSPCHGWAAATTDPNVLNSTPWVRAWREAAGVAYHPGGAGLTVVDLDNAEAIAWACATLPATRTVRTTRGEHWLYRGAMQGANGVRPGVDIKSTMAYARWLGPGTGPMTALPDVVRALTVREPAPARTVSVTVPAMGRGACPHRTPTYLDRGIAMAEQRITEAREAVHATVYRTFLAVLSTHGRCGCLTETHTARLFTAAQAKGESPRHCADAWTNALTTLGLSHV, encoded by the coding sequence ATGACCCAACCGACCGACATTCGGCGAGACCACCCGCCCACCGCGCTCTCCCTCGCAGCCTCCGGGGTGCCGGTGCTGCCGTTACGAGCGGGGAAGGTGCCGTTCGGGAACTGCCCGGCCTGCACCAAGAACGCCTGCGGTGGCCGCCCGAACATGAAGACCCCCGGACCCTGCACCTGCCCGAGCCCGTGCCACGGCTGGGCCGCCGCCACCACCGACCCGAACGTCCTCAACTCGACGCCGTGGGTGCGAGCGTGGCGGGAAGCGGCGGGCGTGGCCTACCACCCTGGCGGCGCTGGCCTCACTGTCGTGGACCTGGACAACGCGGAAGCCATCGCGTGGGCTTGTGCGACCCTGCCCGCCACGCGGACCGTCCGGACGACCCGTGGCGAGCACTGGCTCTACCGGGGCGCCATGCAGGGCGCCAACGGCGTACGCCCCGGCGTCGACATCAAGTCGACCATGGCCTATGCCCGGTGGCTCGGCCCCGGCACCGGACCCATGACGGCCTTGCCGGACGTCGTGCGCGCCTTGACCGTGAGGGAGCCAGCCCCGGCCCGCACGGTATCCGTCACGGTGCCCGCCATGGGCAGGGGTGCGTGCCCTCACCGCACGCCCACCTATCTGGATCGTGGGATCGCTATGGCGGAGCAGCGCATCACCGAGGCACGTGAGGCGGTGCACGCCACCGTCTACCGGACGTTCCTCGCGGTGCTGTCCACGCACGGCCGGTGCGGCTGCCTCACTGAGACGCACACCGCGCGGCTGTTCACCGCCGCGCAGGCCAAGGGCGAATCGCCCCGGCACTGCGCCGATGCGTGGACCAACGCCCTGACCACGTTGGGACTGAGCCATGTCTGA
- a CDS encoding helix-turn-helix domain-containing protein: MDWKQAWSTTANTTNNALDSLAPVCVPFAVRWDLEADRRDKLRTPEHLKALMAAQKEHNAARSTQATAKSQQLTARAASNNPFAAGRRAARVASKAAARHERDTRAKLKAARVNYPSTLKARAIQAHALHAVPTVVTSVVMSGSHLTLWPAATSAVLVGANVAGLALGRRTLRVPVDESVSLEERQLMERLDPSYWVEHAPDRGLSGTVTTPPAMEPGGIRCEIRLDGTWTVKSLADKADSVRALLGARTALRIRITSASRGGWAVLSLATRSAAAGVSSLWTPDRIPSDPMAMSLGLDTETGDEVLIPFDERLLVSGASGTGKSWSFRPLMATAHLRGDLLLIDGKGEEANIWEHSCRVAVEREEITDAVDDAHAEMTRRKVDMKKRGISVWDGRQLTVVVDEGQVILALIMKDKDRLQRLIELSSLGRSRGVVLWWATQYPLTDGGAPGVHKLIAPNLLTRFSLRVAGTTQAQVALDDCAHYAPHQIPDGREYRGHGYLKGYGPRMLRTWTLDDAGVRALPKSIWTPEQSTGGQSPRPLHLVKETAAPSGASNRDKVLAAVQADARTARDVADRTGLNKGTVSREIKALTANGALRRTADGLLLPGSQAA, translated from the coding sequence GTGGACTGGAAGCAAGCATGGTCGACCACCGCCAACACCACCAACAACGCGCTGGATTCACTCGCGCCCGTCTGTGTTCCGTTCGCGGTCCGCTGGGACCTTGAGGCGGACCGGCGGGACAAGCTGCGCACCCCGGAGCACCTCAAGGCGCTCATGGCGGCGCAGAAGGAGCACAACGCCGCACGCTCCACACAGGCCACCGCCAAGTCGCAGCAACTCACCGCGCGTGCCGCGTCGAACAATCCGTTCGCGGCCGGCCGCCGCGCCGCGCGGGTGGCGAGCAAGGCAGCCGCGCGGCACGAGCGCGACACCCGGGCCAAGCTCAAGGCGGCGCGGGTGAACTACCCGAGCACGCTCAAGGCTCGGGCGATTCAGGCGCACGCGCTGCACGCCGTGCCCACGGTCGTCACGTCCGTGGTCATGTCCGGCTCGCACCTGACGCTGTGGCCGGCCGCCACGTCGGCCGTGCTGGTCGGCGCGAACGTGGCCGGTCTCGCGCTCGGTCGCCGCACGCTGCGAGTGCCGGTGGACGAGTCCGTCTCGCTGGAAGAGCGTCAGCTCATGGAACGGCTTGACCCGTCGTACTGGGTGGAGCACGCCCCGGACCGTGGCCTGTCGGGCACGGTGACAACGCCCCCGGCCATGGAGCCGGGCGGCATCCGGTGTGAGATCCGTCTGGATGGCACGTGGACGGTCAAGTCGCTTGCGGACAAGGCCGACTCGGTTCGTGCGCTGCTCGGGGCGCGCACCGCGTTGCGGATACGGATCACGTCCGCCTCGCGCGGCGGCTGGGCCGTGCTGAGTCTGGCGACTCGGTCGGCAGCCGCGGGCGTTTCCTCGCTGTGGACTCCGGACCGGATCCCGTCCGATCCGATGGCGATGAGCCTCGGTCTGGACACCGAGACAGGGGATGAGGTCCTGATCCCGTTCGATGAGCGGCTGTTGGTGTCCGGCGCGTCCGGCACCGGCAAGTCCTGGTCGTTCCGCCCGCTCATGGCCACCGCGCACCTGCGCGGTGACCTGCTCCTCATCGACGGCAAGGGCGAAGAGGCCAACATTTGGGAGCACTCGTGCCGCGTCGCCGTGGAACGGGAGGAGATCACGGACGCGGTGGACGACGCGCACGCGGAGATGACCCGCCGCAAGGTGGACATGAAGAAGCGCGGGATCAGCGTGTGGGACGGCCGTCAGCTCACCGTCGTCGTGGATGAGGGACAGGTGATCCTGGCCCTGATCATGAAGGACAAGGACCGGCTGCAGCGGCTGATTGAGCTGTCCTCGCTGGGTCGCTCGCGCGGCGTCGTTCTGTGGTGGGCGACGCAGTACCCGCTGACCGATGGCGGGGCGCCGGGCGTGCACAAGCTGATCGCGCCGAATCTCCTCACCAGGTTCTCGCTGCGGGTGGCTGGCACGACACAGGCTCAGGTCGCGCTCGACGACTGCGCGCACTACGCGCCGCACCAGATCCCCGACGGCCGCGAGTACCGGGGCCACGGCTACCTCAAGGGCTACGGTCCGCGCATGCTCCGCACCTGGACCCTCGACGACGCGGGCGTCCGCGCACTGCCCAAGTCGATCTGGACCCCGGAGCAGTCGACCGGCGGGCAGTCACCGCGACCGCTGCACCTGGTCAAGGAGACGGCCGCACCGTCCGGGGCGAGCAACCGGGACAAGGTACTGGCCGCTGTGCAGGCCGATGCCCGGACGGCCAGGGACGTGGCCGACCGGACCGGCCTCAACAAGGGCACCGTCTCCCGCGAGATCAAGGCCCTCACCGCGAACGGAGCCCTGCGCAGGACCGCAGACGGCCTGCTCCTGCCCGGCAGCCAGGCGGCCTGA
- a CDS encoding RRQRL motif-containing zinc-binding protein: protein MAALPVYPWRLAPDGMATRRQLRAMGLRPGGQDVAAEVQRPRRRRGPLVAYLYRIDKAKSVRPMTPGRAAALAKAMRARRTCPNCCRDAGYCIPRSLGMCVPCADSPNQHPA, encoded by the coding sequence ATGGCCGCGCTACCGGTCTACCCCTGGCGCCTCGCCCCGGACGGTATGGCCACCCGCCGCCAGCTCCGTGCAATGGGGCTACGTCCGGGTGGTCAGGACGTGGCTGCCGAAGTCCAGCGCCCCCGTCGACGGCGGGGCCCGCTGGTCGCCTACCTCTATCGCATCGACAAAGCCAAGTCGGTCCGGCCGATGACGCCGGGCCGCGCCGCTGCGCTGGCTAAGGCGATGCGGGCGCGCCGGACCTGTCCGAACTGCTGCCGGGATGCCGGGTACTGCATCCCGCGCTCACTCGGCATGTGCGTGCCCTGCGCGGACTCCCCCAACCAACACCCGGCTTGA
- a CDS encoding DUF2637 domain-containing protein, whose protein sequence is MSALGSLSPEQIRSAEKTLSYGTWAITAGAVLFSVLTVTPLVERVTPDGWEPTAPILPLVVDTAVVIVVRLDATVARLGGSSGAWPAVLRWMTGLMTLLLNIGDSALDGDAVGVAVHSVAPLLLIVTAEAGLAYRRAINQAVEKIERSRTAETKEREQQQQAYRERERADREQREQSARDHAENLERERAEREASERTAERDHNARMERERLDREAETRREQREYDERVRQNARQHEDAVRREQREQADRSRSEQQAREVVSLTTREAVERQSMNTVNGGVNTAVNSRPTPFTKMPEDEARAHLRSFREGEKSVRQLAEDTGWSVGWVNNRLRESAEDSEPAEAAV, encoded by the coding sequence ATGAGTGCGCTCGGCTCCCTGTCTCCGGAGCAGATCCGCTCCGCTGAGAAGACGCTCTCGTACGGGACGTGGGCCATCACCGCCGGTGCGGTGTTGTTCTCCGTCCTCACCGTCACGCCCCTGGTCGAACGGGTCACCCCGGACGGATGGGAGCCGACAGCGCCGATCCTGCCGCTCGTGGTCGACACGGCCGTGGTCATCGTGGTCCGTCTCGACGCGACCGTGGCCCGGCTCGGGGGAAGTTCCGGTGCGTGGCCGGCCGTGCTGCGGTGGATGACCGGCCTCATGACGCTGCTCCTGAACATCGGGGACAGCGCGTTGGACGGTGACGCGGTCGGTGTCGCGGTCCACTCCGTGGCGCCGCTCCTGCTGATCGTCACCGCTGAGGCGGGCCTGGCCTACCGGCGGGCGATCAACCAGGCCGTGGAGAAGATCGAGCGTTCACGGACCGCTGAGACCAAAGAACGTGAACAGCAGCAGCAGGCCTACCGTGAACGCGAACGGGCGGACCGTGAACAGCGTGAACAGTCCGCCCGGGATCACGCCGAAAACCTGGAACGAGAACGTGCCGAGCGGGAGGCTTCCGAGCGGACCGCAGAGCGCGACCACAACGCCCGCATGGAGCGTGAACGCCTCGACCGCGAGGCTGAGACCCGTCGTGAGCAGCGCGAATACGACGAGCGCGTCCGGCAGAACGCGCGACAGCACGAGGACGCGGTGCGGCGTGAACAGCGTGAACAGGCGGACCGTTCACGGAGCGAGCAGCAGGCCCGCGAGGTCGTCTCACTGACCACCCGCGAGGCAGTCGAGCGGCAGAGCATGAACACCGTGAACGGCGGCGTGAACACCGCCGTGAACAGTCGCCCGACCCCGTTCACGAAGATGCCCGAGGACGAAGCTCGCGCCCACCTCCGGTCGTTCAGGGAGGGCGAGAAGTCGGTGCGGCAGCTCGCGGAAGACACCGGCTGGTCCGTCGGCTGGGTCAACAACCGTCTGCGCGAGAGCGCGGAGGACAGCGAACCCGCTGAGGCTGCCGTCTGA
- a CDS encoding DUF6284 family protein, whose product MKYIVTVQDAVTAFEPWMEPTDAELDAIETEMPVILADIELIDAYIITMDRVPSELDARRMRRARRRALAARVELTRQSAKRKGIGA is encoded by the coding sequence ATGAAGTACATCGTTACTGTTCAGGACGCTGTTACCGCATTCGAGCCCTGGATGGAGCCGACGGATGCGGAGCTGGACGCGATCGAGACCGAGATGCCGGTCATCCTCGCGGACATCGAGTTGATCGACGCTTACATCATCACCATGGACCGGGTGCCGTCCGAGCTGGACGCGCGCCGAATGCGCAGGGCCCGTCGTCGGGCGCTGGCCGCGCGAGTGGAGCTGACCCGCCAGTCAGCCAAGCGCAAGGGCATCGGCGCATGA
- a CDS encoding GntR family transcriptional regulator, which translates to MTKQPKYRQVADILRREIDNGTYAPGARLPSENDLQQRFDASRNTVRNGLSLLVSEGLITSSQGLGYEVKSHEVFELNASRFENLTFPQNGDAYSTDVTNAGRRPHQTFRVEMLPASNHVSERLKVPAGTKAVLRFCHRYVDDVPWSTQATYYPSWLVDVSPRLAEPGDIEEGTTRYLSSRGIEQVGYFDEIAARMPTPEEARLLEIGAGVPVMIWTRTGYSTDRPIRCTITTFRGDLNRMNYEIGELAARSENA; encoded by the coding sequence ATGACCAAGCAGCCGAAGTACCGGCAAGTCGCTGACATCCTGCGCCGCGAGATCGACAACGGCACCTACGCGCCGGGGGCGCGGCTGCCCTCGGAGAACGACTTGCAGCAGCGGTTTGACGCGTCCAGGAACACGGTTCGCAACGGGCTAAGCCTGCTGGTCAGTGAAGGTCTGATCACGTCCAGCCAAGGGCTGGGGTACGAGGTCAAGTCGCACGAGGTGTTCGAGCTGAACGCGTCCCGATTCGAGAATCTGACCTTCCCTCAGAACGGGGATGCCTACAGCACAGACGTCACGAACGCCGGCCGCCGGCCCCATCAGACCTTCCGGGTGGAGATGCTGCCAGCTTCGAACCATGTCTCTGAAAGGCTCAAGGTCCCTGCGGGCACGAAGGCCGTGTTGCGGTTTTGTCATCGCTACGTTGACGACGTCCCTTGGTCCACGCAGGCGACCTACTATCCGTCGTGGCTGGTCGACGTCTCACCGCGCTTGGCTGAGCCAGGAGACATCGAGGAGGGCACGACTCGCTACCTGTCATCGCGGGGGATCGAGCAGGTCGGGTACTTCGACGAGATCGCAGCTCGGATGCCCACGCCGGAGGAGGCCCGCCTCCTGGAGATCGGAGCTGGAGTGCCGGTGATGATCTGGACGCGAACGGGCTACTCGACAGACCGCCCGATCCGATGCACGATCACGACGTTCCGAGGGGACCTGAATCGCATGAACTACGAGATTGGCGAACTGGCCGCCCGAAGCGAGAACGCGTGA
- a CDS encoding GNAT family N-acetyltransferase, whose amino-acid sequence MIIAVAEPHDVTKLLAFREEAAAWLRGLGSDQWSRPYPADKLLATIEAGTVFMLRDGHTTAGTITLTPDAEAGLWTDNELTEPSMFVNKLTVAREYAGQDLGGRLLDWAGDRAHRSGAQWLRLDAWTENGALQRYYLAHGFEHVRTVHEGAAVNGGPRVSGWLAQRAARPADHGFADQPPCQRGCGP is encoded by the coding sequence GTGATCATCGCTGTTGCTGAACCGCACGACGTGACCAAGCTGCTTGCCTTTCGCGAGGAGGCGGCGGCTTGGTTGCGGGGTCTTGGGTCCGATCAGTGGAGCCGTCCGTACCCCGCTGACAAGCTGTTGGCCACCATCGAGGCGGGGACGGTGTTCATGCTCCGGGACGGCCATACGACTGCGGGCACGATCACGCTCACCCCGGATGCTGAAGCAGGGCTGTGGACGGACAACGAGCTCACCGAGCCGTCAATGTTCGTCAATAAGCTGACAGTTGCCCGAGAGTACGCCGGTCAGGATCTGGGCGGCCGACTGCTCGACTGGGCTGGCGATCGCGCGCATCGCTCAGGCGCGCAGTGGCTTCGGCTGGACGCCTGGACCGAAAATGGGGCACTCCAGCGGTACTACCTTGCGCATGGCTTCGAGCATGTACGTACGGTCCATGAGGGGGCAGCGGTGAATGGAGGACCTAGGGTCTCCGGATGGCTGGCGCAGCGGGCGGCGCGACCGGCCGACCATGGCTTCGCGGACCAACCCCCCTGCCAAAGAGGCTGTGGTCCGTAG